A single genomic interval of Osmerus eperlanus chromosome 14, fOsmEpe2.1, whole genome shotgun sequence harbors:
- the egfl7 gene encoding epidermal growth factor-like protein 7 isoform X1: MYQTLLLSSSLFILHVAGTPQFLGHHGRRVCGRDVRHSSVVTATESYIQPVHKPYITLCQGHRLCSTYKTVYRLSYRQVTKATPLAHIYQECCPGWRRLHSHNCNQAVCGEACVNGGTCLRPNHCTCPLGWTGRQCHTDVDECSEQHPCPQVCVNTAGSYRCACREGSSLAADGRSCQSHPSPAPPPPPPLPPAPTTQGSQAKADDSRASSNDSGFGLAENVTEEVQILKNRVELLEQKLQLVLAPFNSLFPLSLDEGMSEKTTFLSHSFQQLDRIDSLSEQIGFLEERLGTCSCQEN, translated from the exons ATGTACCaaacgctcctcctctcctcctctctcttcatccttcaTGTGGCAGGCACTCCCCAGTTCCTCGGTCACCACGG GAGGAGGGTGTGCGGCAGAGATGTCCGTCACAGCAGCGTCGTCACGGCGACGGAATCCTACATCCAGCCCGTCCACAAGCCTTACATCACCCTGTGTCAGGGTCACAGACTGTGCAGTACCTACAA GACGGTTTACAGGCTGTCGTACCGGCAGGTGACCAAAGCCACGCCCCTCGCCCACATCTACCAAGAATGCTGTCCTGGCTGGCGACGCCTCCACTCTCACAACTGTAACCAAG cGGTGTGCGGCGAGGCCTGTGTGAACGGAGGAACCTGCCTACGACCGAACCACTGTACCTGTCCTCTTGGATGGACGGGCCGTCAGTgtcacacag ACGTGGATGAGTGCAGTGAGCAGCACCCctgcccccaggtgtgtgtgaacacggCCGGCAGCTACCGATGCGCGTGCAGGGAGGGCTCCAGTCTGGCGGCGGACGGACGCTCCTGCCAGAgccacccctcccccgcccctcctccacctcctcctctcccccctgccccaaccACCCAGGGAAGTCAGGCAAAAGCAGATGATTCCAGAGCTTCTTCCAATGATTCAG gcTTTGGCCTAGCAGAGAATGTCACAGAGGAGGTGCAGATCTTGAAGAACCGAGTAGAGCTGCTGGAGCAG aagctTCAGTTGGTGCTGGCCCCCTTCAACAGCCTGTTCCCCCTGTCGCTGGACGAGGGCATGTCCGAGAAGACCACCTTCCTGTCCCACTCCTTCCAGCAGCTGGACCGCATCGACTCCCTCAGCGAACAGATTGGCTTCCTGGAGGAACGGCTTGGCACCT GTTCCTGCCAGGAGAATTAG
- the egfl7 gene encoding epidermal growth factor-like protein 7 isoform X2, which translates to MYQTLLLSSSLFILHVAGTPQFLGHHGRRVCGRDVRHSSVVTATESYIQPVHKPYITLCQGHRLCSTYNLWTRRGAVSCRTNLPTSLWTRRGAVSCRTNLPTSLWTRGGAVSCRTNLPTSLWTRLWAVSCRTNLPTSLWTRRGAVSCRTNLPTSLWTRRGAVSCRTNLPTSLWTRRGAVSCRTNLPTSLWTRRGAVSCRTNLPTSLWTRRGAVSCCTNLPASLWTRRGAVSCRTNLPTSLWTRRGAVSCRTNLVHLERSVTS; encoded by the exons ATGTACCaaacgctcctcctctcctcctctctcttcatccttcaTGTGGCAGGCACTCCCCAGTTCCTCGGTCACCACGG GAGGAGGGTGTGCGGCAGAGATGTCCGTCACAGCAGCGTCGTCACGGCGACGGAATCCTACATCCAGCCCGTCCACAAGCCTTACATCACCCTGTGTCAGGGTCACAGACTGTGCAGTACCTACAA CCTGTGGACCAGACGTGGGGCTGTCTCCTGTCGTACCAACCTGCCCACCAGCCTGTGGACCAGACGTGGGGCTGTCTCCTGTCGTACCAACCTGCCCACCAGCCTGTGGACCAGAGGTGGGGCTGTCTCCTGTCGTACCAACCTGCCCACCAGCCTGTGGACCAGACTTTGGGCTGTCTCCTGTCGTACCAACCTGCCCACCAGCCTGTGGACCAGACGTGGGGCTGTCTCCTGTCGTACCAACCTGCCCACCAGCCTGTGGACCAGACGTGGGGCTGTCTCCTGTCGTACCAACCTGCCCACCAGCCTGTGGACCAGACGTGGGGCTGTCTCCTGTCGTACCAACCTGCCCACCAGCCTGTGGACCAGACGTGGGGCTGTCTCCTGTCGTACCAACCTGCCCACCAGCCTGTGGACCAGACGTGGGGCTGTCTCCTGTTGTACCAACCTGCCCGCCAGCCTGTGGACCAGACGTGGGGCTGTCTCCTGTCGGACCAACCTGCCCACCAGCCTGTGGACCAGACGTGGGGCTGTCTCCTGTCGTACCAACCTGGTTCATTTAGAGAGATCAGTTACCTCCTAA